In Hasllibacter sp. MH4015, the following proteins share a genomic window:
- a CDS encoding NYN domain-containing protein, translated as MANDTPLLAVLIDADNTSHKHAQAIFEEIARFGEASVRRIYGDFSSTHMKGWSGVQAEYGIVPFHQPANTVGKNASDIALVIDAMDVLHSGRFDGFVLVSSDSDFTRLASRIREQGLDVYGIGQQKTPEAFRKACKRFIFIENIIPEQPKGTPATKSEPKKETASLNEARDLIFRAMEAIEQDDDWYSLGQLGQYMTAANPDFDTRTYGKRKLSDLVESLKMLEVKRGQGNQLLVRRLD; from the coding sequence ATGGCCAACGATACGCCGCTGCTTGCCGTCCTGATCGACGCCGACAACACGTCCCACAAACACGCCCAGGCCATCTTCGAGGAGATTGCCCGTTTCGGCGAGGCGTCGGTGCGGCGGATCTACGGGGACTTCAGCTCAACCCACATGAAGGGTTGGTCCGGTGTGCAGGCAGAATACGGGATCGTGCCGTTTCACCAACCCGCCAACACGGTCGGCAAGAACGCCTCCGACATCGCGCTGGTGATCGACGCGATGGACGTGCTGCATTCGGGCCGGTTCGACGGCTTCGTTCTTGTTTCCTCCGACAGCGATTTCACACGGCTCGCCAGCCGCATTCGGGAACAGGGCCTCGACGTCTACGGCATCGGGCAGCAGAAAACGCCCGAGGCGTTTCGCAAAGCCTGCAAGCGGTTCATCTTCATCGAGAACATCATCCCCGAACAGCCCAAGGGCACGCCCGCCACCAAGTCGGAGCCGAAGAAAGAAACCGCCTCCCTCAACGAGGCGCGCGACCTGATCTTCCGCGCTATGGAAGCGATCGAACAGGACGATGATTGGTATTCCCTGGGCCAACTGGGCCAGTACATGACCGCCGCGAACCCGGATTTCGACACGCGCACCTATGGCAAACGCAAGTTGAGCGATCTGGTGGAAAGCCTGAAAATGCTGGAGGTCAAACGGGGGCAAGGCAATCAATTGCTGGTGCGCCGTCTGGATTGA
- a CDS encoding TetR/AcrR family transcriptional regulator, with product MNAEAQIKKGRKYDQVIAGARAVFMREGFEGASVDEIARDAGVSKATLYSYFPDKQHLFLEVLRQECDAQSEVEVLFEQTGLSVEEKLCVICKKLITFFLSDFGQDMFRVCVAEAKRFPELGETFYNSGPKHWGEKIAGFLCSDKARAVLDIEDPLLAADQLAQLCRTDLMLKVMFGIERDPPEDELDRIVDEAVRTFLARYRRAPSAMG from the coding sequence ATGAACGCGGAAGCGCAGATCAAGAAAGGTCGGAAATACGACCAGGTCATCGCCGGTGCGCGCGCCGTTTTCATGCGCGAAGGGTTCGAGGGCGCGTCGGTGGACGAGATCGCCCGCGACGCCGGTGTGTCCAAGGCGACGCTCTACAGCTATTTCCCCGACAAGCAGCACCTGTTCCTGGAAGTGCTGCGACAGGAATGCGATGCCCAGTCGGAGGTGGAGGTGCTGTTCGAGCAGACGGGGCTGAGTGTGGAAGAAAAGCTCTGCGTGATCTGCAAGAAGCTCATCACCTTCTTTCTCAGCGATTTCGGGCAGGACATGTTCCGCGTTTGTGTCGCGGAGGCCAAGAGGTTCCCCGAATTGGGGGAGACCTTCTATAACAGCGGCCCCAAGCATTGGGGTGAGAAGATTGCCGGGTTCCTGTGCAGCGACAAGGCGCGGGCGGTGCTGGATATCGAGGATCCGCTGCTTGCCGCCGACCAATTGGCGCAGCTTTGCCGGACGGATCTGATGCTGAAAGTCATGTTCGGGATCGAGCGCGACCCGCCCGAGGACGAGTTGGACCGCATCGTGGATGAGGCCGTGCGCACCTTCCTCGCCCGCTATCGCCGCGCACCCTCGGCGATGGGCTAG